From Algoriphagus sp. NG3, the proteins below share one genomic window:
- a CDS encoding SIMPL domain-containing protein translates to MKNYLTILLALLLAVPVFAQDNMTVPLLEVEGFSEKKIAPDEAAFHINLEEKAMKVTDAVNVLNKKTQILSDALKKAKIKDYKLIADNYSVNVNRIYRSSVSRDSGYVARQTLRITTNSKNEDIQKIVEAIQNAGDMSYNINYQISEATQKSLEDELLAQALKNAESRAQLIAQTLGIKSIRVHRVTLESQPIPMAYAKMEMMRSSADAVAAPPLLNPDEQSIQKRVYVKYTY, encoded by the coding sequence ATGAAAAATTACTTAACTATACTACTGGCTTTGCTTCTCGCAGTGCCTGTTTTTGCCCAGGACAACATGACTGTCCCTCTGCTAGAGGTGGAAGGATTCAGTGAGAAAAAGATCGCACCCGATGAGGCTGCTTTTCATATCAATCTGGAAGAAAAGGCCATGAAGGTCACCGATGCGGTAAATGTGCTGAATAAAAAAACACAGATCCTATCAGATGCCCTCAAGAAAGCTAAAATCAAAGACTATAAGCTGATAGCGGATAATTACTCCGTGAATGTAAACAGGATTTACAGAAGCAGCGTCTCTCGGGATTCTGGATATGTGGCCAGACAAACCCTAAGGATCACTACCAATAGTAAGAATGAGGATATTCAGAAAATAGTGGAAGCCATCCAAAATGCAGGAGACATGAGTTACAATATAAATTATCAGATTTCTGAAGCTACACAGAAATCGCTTGAAGATGAACTTCTTGCCCAGGCATTGAAAAATGCCGAAAGTAGGGCTCAGCTGATCGCACAAACTTTAGGGATTAAATCAATTAGGGTTCACAGAGTGACTTTAGAGTCTCAACCTATTCCCATGGCATATGCGAAAATGGAAATGATGCGGTCTAGCGCAGATGCTGTAGCTGCCCCACCTCTGCTTAACCCTGACGAGCAAAGCATACAAAAGCGAGTGTATGTAAAGTACACCTATTGA
- a CDS encoding prephenate dehydratase codes for MAKLKIAIQGVPGSFHHQVALRNFGENIEILDFTTFEPVARAVANGDADFAVMAIENSIAGAILPNYDLIDRYGLSIRDEYYLPIGHQFMALPGQRIQDITEVRSHPMALLQCKAFFAQHPHIQLKEDTDTASVARDIAEGNWKGIAAIASTIAADIYGMEILAPDIQTVKSNFTRFIILQKEALTQATPGNKASIKVTIQNQQGGLAKLLTLIAENGIDLSKIQSIPVIEKPWEYAFFLDLVFQDRDIFSQTIEEIRASFGEVKIFGEYQSRK; via the coding sequence ATGGCAAAGCTCAAAATAGCGATTCAGGGAGTCCCCGGCTCCTTTCATCACCAGGTCGCACTGCGCAACTTCGGAGAAAACATAGAAATACTAGATTTCACCACCTTTGAACCAGTAGCCAGGGCAGTGGCTAATGGAGATGCGGATTTCGCTGTGATGGCGATAGAAAACTCCATAGCGGGAGCGATTTTACCCAATTACGATCTTATCGATCGTTATGGCTTATCCATCCGTGATGAATATTATCTGCCGATTGGACATCAGTTTATGGCATTGCCGGGGCAGCGCATTCAGGACATTACTGAAGTTCGCTCGCATCCAATGGCTTTATTGCAGTGCAAAGCATTTTTTGCGCAGCATCCTCATATACAACTTAAAGAAGATACCGACACGGCTTCTGTGGCTCGTGATATCGCAGAAGGGAACTGGAAAGGAATAGCGGCTATTGCCTCGACTATTGCTGCTGATATTTATGGGATGGAGATTTTGGCACCGGACATTCAGACGGTGAAAAGCAATTTTACCAGATTCATCATACTTCAAAAAGAAGCTTTAACACAAGCTACACCAGGCAACAAAGCATCTATTAAAGTCACTATTCAGAACCAACAAGGTGGCTTGGCAAAATTACTGACCCTGATTGCAGAAAACGGAATAGATCTAAGCAAAATCCAGTCGATTCCCGTAATCGAAAAACCTTGGGAATATGCATTTTTCCTAGACTTGGTTTTTCAAGATCGTGACATTTTCTCACAGACAATTGAAGAAATTAGGGCTAGCTTTGGCGAGGTGAAAATTTTTGGAGAGTACCAAAGTAGAAAATAA
- a CDS encoding proline dehydrogenase family protein — protein sequence MPAQPNISFENLKVAFASKSDAELKRMYFVFALLNNKTVSDIGIGLTHFALKLHLPIKWIMKQTMFGHFCGGETIEESVEDCKKLADYGVESCLDYSVEGKGDEESFERTAKEIRQTLIESAKTDYLPFGVVKVTGLGDYHILTKIQAMEKLSPAEEEAFQRCKARIDLLCKTAHDLKLKILIDAEESWFQDVVDSLTYEAMEKYNKERCVVYNTFQMYRADMLGRLKEAKMSAEQLGFKLGAKLVRGAYMEKERERAEKLGYASPIQPDKAATDRDYDAGVEFCLANNQVVYLMSGSHNENSNLLVVELMGKFGIDPKSDQVFFGQLYGMSDNISFNLANAGYRVLKYVPYGPVEKVMPYLTRRAAENSSIAGQSSREFELIKREMERRKG from the coding sequence ATGCCCGCCCAACCCAATATTTCTTTTGAGAATTTAAAAGTAGCCTTTGCATCCAAATCAGATGCGGAGCTAAAAAGGATGTATTTCGTCTTTGCTTTGCTGAACAATAAAACGGTTTCAGATATAGGCATTGGCTTAACTCATTTTGCGCTGAAGCTTCATCTTCCTATCAAGTGGATCATGAAGCAGACCATGTTTGGACACTTCTGTGGTGGAGAGACCATAGAGGAAAGTGTGGAAGATTGTAAAAAACTGGCTGATTATGGGGTAGAGTCCTGTTTGGATTATTCGGTAGAAGGTAAAGGAGATGAAGAGAGTTTTGAGAGAACAGCGAAGGAAATTAGACAGACATTGATAGAATCTGCCAAAACTGATTACCTGCCGTTTGGTGTGGTAAAAGTGACAGGCTTGGGAGACTATCATATTCTGACCAAAATCCAGGCAATGGAAAAGCTTTCCCCAGCCGAAGAAGAAGCTTTCCAGCGATGCAAGGCCCGGATAGATTTACTTTGTAAAACAGCCCATGATTTGAAGCTGAAAATCCTCATTGACGCCGAAGAATCATGGTTTCAGGATGTAGTGGATTCCTTGACCTATGAGGCCATGGAAAAGTACAATAAAGAGCGCTGTGTGGTATATAATACCTTTCAGATGTACCGGGCAGATATGCTGGGAAGATTGAAGGAAGCTAAGATGTCGGCTGAGCAGCTGGGCTTTAAGCTAGGGGCCAAGCTTGTAAGGGGGGCGTATATGGAGAAGGAACGGGAGCGGGCTGAAAAGCTGGGTTATGCAAGTCCGATTCAGCCGGACAAAGCTGCCACTGATAGGGATTATGATGCGGGAGTAGAGTTTTGCCTGGCTAATAATCAGGTGGTCTATTTAATGAGTGGATCGCATAATGAGAACAGTAACTTGCTAGTCGTGGAGCTGATGGGTAAATTTGGGATTGATCCCAAATCTGATCAGGTTTTCTTCGGACAGCTGTACGGAATGAGCGACAATATTTCTTTCAATCTGGCCAATGCAGGCTATCGCGTATTGAAATATGTGCCTTATGGCCCAGTGGAGAAAGTGATGCCATACCTGACCCGTAGAGCAGCTGAGAACTCAAGTATTGCTGGACAGAGCAGCCGGGAGTTTGAGCTGATCAAGCGGGAGATGGAGAGAAGGAAGGGGTAA
- a CDS encoding Kelch repeat-containing protein produces the protein MKHLLIVIFLLISIGSFSQSQEHWATVESVNHPLPRHENSFVECNGKFYLLGGRGIKPIEEYNPKTNTWKTLAEPPMEFHHFQAISFKNEIYVIGALTGGYPHETPLTHFLIFNPKTNTWREGAEIPEDRRRGSAGVLVRKNKIYMVCGIVDGHYADFVPWFDEYDTKTGKWTVLPDAPRPRDHFGAVLVDDKIYAAGGRTSHAEIGKVLDLVISEVDYFDFKTNTWNTEKAGLPTPRGGTSSIGKGPYLLVMNGESSVQEASHAEVEVLDTRSGEWSRLPDLNQGRHGTGVIYHKGKLYVAAGSAKRGGGPELNTMEVLEWK, from the coding sequence ATGAAACACCTCCTGATCGTTATATTTTTGCTGATTTCCATTGGAAGTTTCTCTCAATCCCAAGAGCATTGGGCCACTGTTGAATCCGTCAATCATCCTCTTCCCAGACATGAAAACTCATTCGTAGAGTGTAATGGAAAATTTTATCTCCTTGGAGGAAGGGGAATCAAACCAATCGAGGAATACAATCCCAAAACCAACACTTGGAAAACTTTGGCCGAACCGCCAATGGAGTTCCATCATTTCCAGGCCATCTCATTTAAGAATGAAATCTACGTGATCGGAGCACTGACAGGCGGCTACCCTCACGAAACACCACTGACACACTTTTTGATTTTCAACCCCAAGACCAATACTTGGCGTGAAGGAGCTGAAATTCCAGAAGACAGAAGAAGAGGATCAGCAGGCGTGCTTGTCCGGAAAAATAAAATCTACATGGTCTGCGGGATCGTGGATGGTCATTACGCGGATTTTGTGCCTTGGTTCGATGAATACGATACCAAAACCGGCAAATGGACCGTACTTCCTGATGCACCTAGACCACGGGATCACTTCGGAGCTGTATTGGTTGATGACAAAATTTACGCTGCAGGAGGAAGAACCTCACATGCTGAGATAGGAAAAGTATTGGACTTAGTGATCTCAGAAGTGGACTATTTTGACTTTAAAACAAACACTTGGAATACAGAGAAAGCAGGCTTGCCAACTCCCAGAGGTGGGACTTCTTCCATCGGAAAAGGGCCGTATTTGCTTGTCATGAATGGAGAAAGCTCAGTGCAGGAAGCTTCGCATGCTGAAGTGGAAGTACTTGATACTAGGTCGGGAGAATGGTCGCGTCTGCCAGATTTAAATCAGGGAAGACACGGTACAGGCGTCATCTATCACAAAGGCAAACTTTACGTAGCCGCCGGTAGTGCAAAACGAGGTGGAGGCCCCGAACTTAACACTATGGAAGTGCTGGAATGGAAGTAA
- the aroB gene encoding 3-dehydroquinate synthase, producing MKPIIFSEKASVDLTAVLSEIRYSSLFILTDENTKQHCLPLVEEVFPSNSTFYTIEAGEKNKSIATCMQIWGAMTDAQLDRKALFLNIGGGVLGDMGGFCASIYKRGIRFINMPTTLLSQVDASVGGKLGVDFEGLKNHLGVFNEPETVIVASEFLKSLPENEIRSGYAEIIKHGLIKDRAYFESLDFDNWANSYWTPLIHHSVGIKKAVVEEDPKEAGLRKILNFGHTIGHAFETYFLDGPRHLLHGEAIAVGMICEAWLSHRKLDLSMAELKQIQGALLKVYGKIEIQESDLAPVLDFCLQDKKNEGKELMFSLLSTIGECTYNIPVTREEIREAIHYYQNLSHS from the coding sequence GTGAAGCCAATTATCTTTTCTGAAAAGGCCTCTGTAGACCTGACCGCTGTTCTCAGTGAGATCAGATATTCCAGCCTTTTTATTCTAACAGACGAAAACACCAAGCAGCATTGCCTTCCTCTGGTAGAAGAGGTATTCCCTTCCAACAGCACCTTCTATACCATTGAAGCGGGCGAAAAAAACAAGTCCATCGCTACCTGCATGCAGATCTGGGGAGCTATGACTGATGCCCAACTTGACCGTAAAGCACTATTTCTAAATATAGGCGGAGGAGTACTGGGTGACATGGGAGGTTTTTGTGCCAGTATATATAAAAGAGGAATCCGCTTTATCAATATGCCTACTACCCTACTTTCCCAGGTAGATGCAAGCGTAGGCGGGAAATTGGGAGTGGACTTTGAAGGATTGAAAAACCACTTGGGTGTATTCAATGAACCGGAAACGGTCATAGTGGCATCTGAATTCCTGAAGTCCTTGCCTGAAAATGAAATCCGGTCTGGCTATGCTGAGATCATCAAGCATGGATTGATCAAAGACAGGGCGTACTTCGAAAGTCTTGATTTTGACAATTGGGCAAATTCCTATTGGACGCCATTGATCCACCATTCTGTAGGGATAAAAAAAGCGGTGGTAGAAGAAGACCCGAAAGAAGCCGGACTTAGGAAAATCCTGAATTTTGGGCATACGATCGGGCATGCTTTCGAAACCTATTTTCTCGATGGCCCCAGACATTTATTACATGGAGAAGCCATTGCTGTAGGCATGATTTGCGAAGCGTGGCTGTCTCATAGGAAATTAGACCTTTCTATGGCCGAACTGAAACAGATTCAGGGCGCCTTACTGAAAGTATACGGCAAAATAGAAATCCAGGAAAGCGACCTTGCTCCTGTATTGGATTTTTGCCTGCAAGACAAAAAGAATGAAGGCAAAGAGCTCATGTTTTCTTTGCTGAGCACCATCGGCGAATGCACGTATAATATTCCCGTCACCAGGGAAGAAATCCGCGAAGCCATACATTATTACCAAAACCTATCTCATTCCTAA
- a CDS encoding prephenate dehydrogenase → MKKLHIVGLGLLGGSFALAAKNKFPEILITGTDSNEKNLQDAENLGIIQKAAGLPDPDTDIVILATPADSLGDLLLNTLDHIGEHTLVFDVGSTKAKLCELVASHPKRKQYLAAHPIAGTEYSGPKAAFGDLLDRKVLIICELEKTDLQLKEKAYRLFDALNLKLRFMDPEEHDRHLAFVSHLSHISSFMLGKTVLQKMQDEKNILDMAGSGFASTVRLAKSSPAMWAPILTENKVNILSALDGYITNLTAFRDKIAAGDGTGLSDEMAEINKIRDILDLEK, encoded by the coding sequence ATGAAAAAACTACATATTGTCGGACTTGGACTCCTCGGAGGTTCATTTGCTTTGGCAGCAAAAAATAAATTCCCTGAAATTCTGATCACCGGAACGGATTCAAACGAAAAGAACCTACAGGATGCAGAAAACCTTGGAATTATTCAGAAGGCTGCGGGTTTGCCGGACCCTGATACCGATATTGTCATTCTGGCCACTCCGGCTGATTCGCTGGGAGATTTGCTTTTGAATACTCTTGATCATATAGGTGAGCACACCTTGGTATTTGATGTTGGCTCTACCAAAGCCAAGCTGTGTGAATTGGTGGCAAGTCATCCTAAAAGAAAGCAATACCTAGCCGCACACCCTATCGCAGGAACAGAATATTCGGGGCCAAAAGCAGCTTTTGGGGATTTGCTGGATCGCAAAGTCTTGATCATATGTGAGCTGGAAAAAACAGACTTACAACTGAAAGAGAAGGCTTATCGGCTTTTTGACGCTTTGAATCTAAAATTGAGATTTATGGATCCTGAGGAGCATGACCGTCATCTCGCATTTGTGTCCCACCTTTCTCATATTTCCTCCTTCATGCTGGGCAAAACCGTGTTGCAGAAAATGCAGGATGAAAAAAACATCCTGGATATGGCAGGATCCGGATTTGCCTCCACGGTACGTCTGGCCAAATCAAGTCCAGCCATGTGGGCTCCTATTTTGACAGAAAACAAAGTCAATATCCTTTCAGCACTAGACGGTTACATAACAAACTTGACTGCTTTCCGTGATAAAATCGCTGCAGGCGATGGAACTGGACTTTCTGATGAAATGGCTGAGATAAATAAGATCCGGGATATTTTGGATCTGGAAAAATAA
- a CDS encoding 3-phosphoshikimate 1-carboxyvinyltransferase, producing the protein MEAIHLAQKSDFTSTHIPLPSSKSESNRVLIIDALTQGKNTLSNLAEARDTQTMISLLKKNPPVFDVLDAGTTMRFLTAYAAVTNQNKVMTGTARMCERPIGILVDALRTVGAEIHYLGVEGYPPLAVHGLAEQTSKTVKIRGDVSSQYISAMLMIAPILPQGLEVELEGKVGSRSYIEMTLDTMKQFGISYSWEGNKISIAHQAYQPTTFAVESDWSGAGYWFSLLACADSGELFLEGLKENSLQGDSAVVEIMGQLGIKSMFQNGGVLLQKKEVTGLKSWDFTHCPDLAQTIAVTCAILGQNAIFTGLESLKIKETDRIYALQQELAKFNADLKEVEPEVYKVIPSVTMPADVKIHTYDDHRMAMAFMPLLTKTRVSIEDPSVVNKSYPSFWKHCQLAGISVLNQGN; encoded by the coding sequence ATGGAAGCTATTCATCTGGCTCAAAAATCAGATTTCACCTCAACACATATTCCTCTACCCTCTTCCAAAAGTGAATCCAATCGGGTGCTGATCATAGATGCGCTGACTCAGGGGAAAAACACGCTGAGCAACTTGGCAGAAGCGCGTGACACGCAGACGATGATCAGCTTGCTGAAGAAAAACCCACCGGTTTTTGACGTGTTGGATGCTGGCACCACTATGCGGTTTTTGACGGCATATGCGGCAGTCACCAATCAAAATAAAGTAATGACCGGAACGGCTCGTATGTGTGAGCGCCCTATCGGGATTTTGGTGGATGCACTGAGAACAGTGGGCGCAGAAATCCATTATTTGGGTGTAGAAGGCTACCCTCCGCTGGCTGTGCATGGGCTAGCTGAGCAAACAAGCAAAACCGTGAAAATCCGTGGTGATGTCTCCAGCCAATACATTTCCGCCATGCTGATGATTGCCCCTATACTTCCTCAGGGACTGGAAGTGGAACTGGAAGGAAAAGTCGGCTCCAGATCCTATATAGAAATGACACTGGATACCATGAAGCAATTTGGCATAAGCTATTCGTGGGAAGGAAATAAAATCAGCATAGCTCACCAAGCGTATCAGCCTACTACTTTCGCTGTGGAAAGCGACTGGTCAGGAGCAGGATATTGGTTTAGCTTGCTGGCTTGCGCTGATTCCGGAGAATTATTTTTGGAAGGATTGAAAGAAAACAGCCTGCAAGGCGATTCGGCAGTAGTGGAAATCATGGGACAACTAGGGATCAAAAGCATGTTTCAGAACGGAGGTGTTTTATTGCAGAAAAAAGAAGTGACGGGATTGAAAAGCTGGGACTTCACCCACTGCCCTGATCTGGCCCAAACAATTGCTGTCACCTGCGCAATTTTAGGTCAAAACGCAATCTTTACCGGACTGGAAAGTCTGAAAATCAAAGAAACTGACAGGATATACGCTCTTCAGCAGGAATTGGCAAAATTCAATGCCGACCTGAAAGAAGTAGAACCGGAAGTATATAAGGTAATCCCATCTGTCACTATGCCTGCTGATGTAAAGATCCACACCTACGATGACCACCGAATGGCAATGGCCTTTATGCCCTTGCTCACTAAGACCCGTGTCAGCATCGAAGATCCTTCAGTAGTGAACAAGTCTTACCCAAGCTTCTGGAAGCATTGCCAACTTGCCGGCATTTCCGTTCTTAATCAGGGCAACTAA
- a CDS encoding chorismate mutase has translation MKAHKQIKDWGLGLTGPTIIAGPCSAESPEQIEKICLEMKENNIVPSMFRAGIWKPRTRPGSFEGIGEEGLKWMEIVRHHLNIPITVEVGNAAHAEIALRNKVDVVWVGARTTVNPFAVQEIADALKGTDIPVMVKNPMNPDLDLWMGALERFHAVGLDKLAAIHRGFSDAYDKRYRNKPNWSMPMHLKRVWTGMEVINDPSHIVGKRDGILEISQKAMNFGLDGLMIETHHDPDNAWSDAKQQVTPARLKEIIAAIDFKKPLESEQPSERLNDLRRAVDHLDEQLLDILQERFAVIDQIGAHKREHHLSVFQSDRWKEVMEGRTAKGVAKNLSEKFMRELLYCIHEESVKRQEKQLREADPVKK, from the coding sequence ATGAAAGCGCACAAACAAATCAAAGACTGGGGCTTGGGCCTGACCGGACCAACCATCATCGCAGGACCTTGCTCCGCAGAATCTCCTGAGCAGATCGAAAAGATCTGTCTGGAAATGAAAGAAAACAACATAGTTCCTTCTATGTTCCGTGCCGGAATCTGGAAACCAAGAACCAGACCGGGAAGTTTCGAAGGTATAGGCGAGGAAGGGTTGAAATGGATGGAAATCGTCCGTCATCACCTGAACATCCCTATTACCGTGGAAGTCGGAAACGCAGCCCATGCTGAAATCGCCCTTAGAAACAAGGTGGATGTAGTATGGGTAGGTGCCAGAACTACCGTGAACCCATTTGCAGTTCAGGAAATCGCCGATGCCTTGAAAGGCACCGATATTCCTGTAATGGTGAAAAACCCGATGAACCCTGATCTTGATCTTTGGATGGGAGCTTTGGAAAGATTCCATGCAGTGGGTCTTGATAAACTGGCTGCAATCCACAGAGGATTCTCTGACGCTTACGACAAGAGATACAGAAACAAGCCAAACTGGTCAATGCCGATGCACCTGAAGCGTGTATGGACAGGAATGGAAGTAATCAATGATCCGTCCCACATTGTGGGCAAAAGAGACGGTATTCTGGAGATCTCCCAGAAAGCGATGAACTTCGGCCTGGATGGTTTGATGATCGAAACTCACCACGATCCGGACAATGCATGGTCTGATGCCAAGCAGCAAGTGACTCCGGCAAGATTAAAGGAGATCATTGCAGCCATTGACTTCAAGAAGCCGCTAGAATCTGAGCAGCCTAGCGAGAGACTGAATGATCTGAGAAGAGCTGTAGATCATCTCGATGAACAATTGCTGGATATTCTTCAGGAAAGATTCGCTGTAATCGATCAGATCGGTGCGCACAAAAGAGAGCACCACCTTTCCGTATTTCAGTCAGATCGCTGGAAAGAGGTGATGGAAGGACGTACCGCAAAGGGGGTAGCCAAAAACCTAAGCGAGAAGTTTATGCGTGAGTTGCTCTATTGTATCCATGAGGAGTCAGTAAAGCGTCAGGAGAAGCAGCTGAGAGAGGCTGATCCGGTAAAGAAGTAA
- a CDS encoding pyridoxal phosphate-dependent aminotransferase → MKGFAERVGSVEEYYFSAKLREVNQMIAEGKPVINLGIGSPDLAPDKVVVDALRNTAENSQSHGYQSYQGIPELRTSIANFYSREYGVQLDPTKEILPMMGSKEGIMHLSMTFLNPGDEVLIPNPGYPTYTSVTNLLGAKPVFYSLDLSKGGRPNLEELETQDLGKVKLMWINYPHMPTGAPGSRAILEDLVSFAKKHEIVLLHDNPYSHILTKEPISILSIPGAKEVALELNSLSKAFNMPGWRVGMLVGREDWIGKVLKVKSNMDSGMFLGIQRGAIAALNLGESWFADVQTTYQNRRKLVWKLADKLGLSYDIHAAGLFVWCKVPEGKTADQVVDELLYERNIFITPGKIFGSEGNDYVRFSLCMPEFKILEAINRIK, encoded by the coding sequence ATGAAAGGCTTTGCAGAACGAGTAGGAAGCGTGGAGGAATATTACTTTTCGGCCAAGCTCCGTGAGGTAAACCAGATGATTGCGGAAGGCAAACCTGTGATAAACCTTGGCATAGGAAGTCCAGATCTGGCTCCGGACAAAGTGGTGGTGGATGCGCTGAGAAATACAGCTGAAAACAGTCAGTCGCATGGATATCAGAGTTATCAGGGAATCCCAGAATTGCGGACTTCTATCGCAAACTTCTACTCCAGAGAATATGGAGTCCAGCTAGACCCAACAAAAGAGATCCTTCCTATGATGGGGTCTAAAGAAGGGATCATGCACCTCAGCATGACCTTCCTGAATCCAGGAGATGAAGTTTTGATCCCTAACCCTGGATACCCGACTTATACCTCAGTGACTAATTTACTGGGTGCAAAACCGGTTTTTTATTCGCTAGACCTATCAAAAGGTGGACGCCCTAATTTGGAGGAACTGGAAACCCAGGATCTAGGCAAAGTGAAGCTGATGTGGATCAACTATCCCCATATGCCTACGGGAGCTCCCGGTAGCAGAGCCATCTTGGAGGATTTGGTCTCTTTTGCAAAAAAGCATGAAATCGTTCTTCTACATGACAATCCTTACAGCCATATCCTGACGAAGGAGCCCATCAGCATTCTGTCTATTCCCGGAGCTAAAGAAGTTGCCCTGGAACTGAATTCACTCAGCAAAGCTTTCAATATGCCTGGCTGGAGGGTAGGAATGTTGGTCGGACGGGAAGACTGGATAGGAAAAGTGCTGAAAGTCAAGAGCAATATGGATTCAGGAATGTTTTTAGGCATCCAGAGAGGAGCTATAGCCGCTTTAAACCTAGGCGAAAGCTGGTTTGCAGATGTACAGACCACCTATCAAAACCGCCGAAAACTCGTTTGGAAATTAGCCGATAAACTGGGGCTAAGCTATGACATACATGCTGCGGGGCTATTTGTCTGGTGCAAAGTGCCAGAGGGAAAGACTGCAGACCAAGTGGTGGACGAGTTACTTTACGAAAGGAATATATTTATCACACCGGGAAAAATTTTCGGCTCTGAGGGCAATGATTATGTGAGGTTTTCGCTTTGCATGCCTGAATTTAAGATCCTGGAGGCAATTAACCGCATAAAATAA